A genomic segment from Glycine soja cultivar W05 chromosome 18, ASM419377v2, whole genome shotgun sequence encodes:
- the LOC114395384 gene encoding GDP-L-galactose phosphorylase 1-like, which yields MLSIKRVPTLVSNYQKEETGEAAAGGCGRNCLKSCCIQGARLPLYAFKKVDKVCGNELPLLGCKEQHPVAFLDSLVLGEWEDRMQRGLFRYDVTACETKVIPGEYGFIAQLNEGRHLKKRPTEFRVDKVLQPFDENKFNFTKVGQEEVLFQLEASNDGEAQFFPNAPIDVENSPSFVAINVSPIEYGHVLLIPRIFECLPQRIDHASFLLALQMAVEARNPYFRLGYNSLGAFATINHLHFQAYYLALPFPIEKAPTKKIAKLSGGVIISKLLNYPVRGLVFEGGHTLEDLANAVSEACICLQHNNIPYNVLISDCGRQIFLLPQCYAEKQALGEVSPELLETQVNPAVWEISGHMVLKRKKDYEEASEANAWRLLAEVSLSEERLLEVTALVFQAITSSVEMNVKPQRLEEVDAVSPNAQHAIVAGSHECLVLQ from the exons atgttgAGCATTAAGAGGGTTCCCACTTTGGtttcaaattatcaaaaagaAGAGACAGGGGAGGCTGCTGCCGGAGGTTGTGGTCGTAACTGCCTCAAAAGTTGTTGCATTCAAG GTGCGAGACTGCCTTTGTATGCTTTCAAGAAGGTGGACAAGGTTTGTGGAAATGAATTGCCTTTGCTTGGATGCAAGGAGCAGCACCCTGTGGCCTTTCTGGACTCGCTTGTTCTTGGAGAG TGGGAAGATCGCATGCAGAGAGGGCTTTTCCGCTATGACGTTACAGCCTGTGAAACCAAG gTGATTCCTGGGGAGTATGGTTTCATTGCTCAGCTGAATGAGGGTCGCCACCTCAAGAAGAGACCAACTGAGTTTCGTGTTGATAAGGTCCTCCAGCCCTTTGATGAAAACAAGTTTAACTTCACTAAAGTTGGGCAAGAAGAGGTCCTGTTTCAGCTTGAGGCTAGCAATGATGGGGAGGCTCAATTCTTTCCAAATGCACCTATTGATGTTGAGAATTCTCCTAGTTTTGTTGCCATCAAT GTGAGTCCTATTGAATATGGGCATGTGCTGCTGATTCCACGGATTTTTGAGTGTTTACCTCAAAGGATTGACCATGCAAGCTTCTTGCTTGCACTTCAAATGGCAGTTGAAGCAAGGAATCCATATTTTAGGTTGGGTTACAACAGCTTGGGTGCATTTGCAACCATTAACCATCTCCACTTTCAG GCATATTACTTGGCTCTTCCTTTTCCAATTGAGAAGGCCCCTACTAAGAAAATTGCCAAGTTAAGCGGTGGTGTGATAATATCTAAACTGTTAAACTATCCAGTCAGAGGCCTTGTCTTTGAGGGCGGTCATACACTAGAGGATTTAGCAAATGCTGTTTCAGAAGCCTGCATCTGCCTTCAGCACAACAACATACCTTACAATGTACTTATTTCAGATTGTGGAAGGCAAATATTTCTCTTACCACAG TGCTATGCAGAGAAACAAGCCCTTGGAGAAGTGAGTCCTGAGCTTCTGGAGACCCAAGTGAATCCTGCTGTGTGGGAAATTAGTGGGCACATGGTGCTGAAGAGGAAGAAGGACTATGAGGAGGCATCTGAAGCCAATGCTTGGAGGCTTCTTGCTGAGGTTTCCCTCTCTGAAGAGAGGCTTCTAGAAGTCACTGCTCTTGTTTTTCAAGCCATTACATCATCGGTTGAGATGAATGTCAAGCCTCAACGTCTTGAGGAAGTTGATGCCGTTAGCCCAAACGCACAGCATGCCATAGTGGCTGGTTCACATGAATGCCTTGTTCTCCAGTAA